In Biomphalaria glabrata chromosome 11, xgBioGlab47.1, whole genome shotgun sequence, the following proteins share a genomic window:
- the LOC106054856 gene encoding abdominal ganglion neuropeptides L5-67-like — protein sequence MKTSQIILSCCCVLAAVLTVCYSKPQWRPQGRFGKRTDLSSTTDTDKRSPWRPQGRFGKRTLADELSVPFFHTREIPVEILFTTKDLENPAFRPVLCTVTAVSGYPVCETALVETRDTDAILDF from the exons ATGAAGACATCACAAATTATCCTAAGCTGCTGTTGTGTTTTGGCCGCAGTTCTCACCGTCTGTTACTCAAAGCCCCAGTGGCGACCTCAAGGAAGATTTGGCAAAAGAACTGACCTCTCGAGCACAACAGACACAGACAAGCGTTCACCATGGCGGCCACAGGGTAGATTTGGGAAAAGAACTTTAGCAG ATGAGTTAAGCGTGCCTTTCTTCCATACCCGGGAAATCCCGGTAGAAATCTTATTCACAACTAAAGACTTGGAGAACCCAGCATTCAGACCAGTATTGTGTACAGTCACAGCCGTCAGTGGTTACCCTGTTTGTGAAAC GGCATTAGTAGAGACTCGAGACACAGATGCCATCTTGGATTTTTAA